In Paenibacillus guangzhouensis, a single window of DNA contains:
- a CDS encoding carbohydrate ABC transporter permease yields the protein MYIQNPIHMLWSRAGTAANYVMLGVFSLAALYPLWYVIVSSFSSSRAITAGEVSLWPVEFNAQAYLRLFDDGQLFVAMGNTIVVTLVGTLLNMVLTTLAAYPLSRKRLQGRNFLLMFIIFTMLFTTGIIPNFILVKSLGLMNSYWALWLPALLSTYNMFVMKTFMEGLPDEIEESAAIDGAGDWRILLQIILPLCKPIMAALSLFYAVGWWNSYFNVLLYITQSNLQTLTLKLYQMILQVNQSLLNNGTGSEGVDQIMLTPEGIKAAAIVIAVTPILILYPFLQKHFVKGVLIGSVKG from the coding sequence ATGTACATTCAGAATCCTATTCATATGCTCTGGTCTCGTGCAGGGACGGCGGCAAATTATGTCATGCTCGGTGTCTTCTCCCTTGCAGCCTTATATCCTTTGTGGTATGTCATCGTATCTTCATTTAGCAGCAGTAGGGCCATAACAGCCGGTGAAGTGTCTTTGTGGCCCGTTGAGTTTAACGCGCAGGCGTACCTTCGTTTATTTGATGATGGTCAACTCTTCGTGGCGATGGGAAATACGATAGTGGTCACCCTTGTAGGGACGCTGTTGAATATGGTATTAACGACTTTAGCAGCGTATCCGCTCTCCAGAAAAAGGCTTCAAGGTCGTAATTTCCTACTCATGTTCATCATCTTCACGATGTTATTCACGACAGGAATCATCCCGAATTTTATCCTCGTGAAATCCTTAGGACTCATGAATTCGTATTGGGCATTATGGCTGCCGGCACTCCTCAGTACCTACAATATGTTCGTCATGAAGACATTCATGGAAGGCTTGCCTGACGAAATAGAAGAGTCCGCAGCGATAGACGGGGCGGGAGACTGGCGGATTCTGCTGCAGATCATTTTGCCATTATGTAAACCGATCATGGCTGCGCTATCTTTGTTTTATGCCGTGGGCTGGTGGAATTCTTATTTTAACGTGTTGTTGTATATTACGCAGAGCAACCTTCAGACACTAACCCTCAAGCTCTATCAAATGATTCTGCAAGTGAATCAGAGTCTTCTGAATAATGGCACAGGAAGTGAAGGTGTCGATCAAATCATGCTAACGCCGGAAGGGATCAAAGCTGCGGCAATCGTGATCGCGGTGACGCCAATTCTTATTTTGTATCCGTTTCTGCAGAAGCATTTCGTCAAAGGGGTGTTAATCGGTTCTGTGAAAGGCTGA
- a CDS encoding ABC transporter permease: MKDQRSTFRHRFILDRHLYLMLLPVILFYFVFKYAPMVGEIIAFKDYRLGDGIFGSPWVGFKHFESLFGSIDFWRVLRNTLVLNVYSLVFGFPVPIVLALLLNEVRKEWYKRTVQNLLYLPHFISWVILGGIFIAILSPSTGIVNTVLVNVFGIEPIYFMADSRWWPVAYTVSGIWREAGWGTILYLAAMASIDPQLYEAAKIDGASKLRQMWHITLPGIRSTIAILLVLRMGSMLDVGLEQTLILQNQSVLDVADVISTYVYRVGLQNMSYSYTTALGLFQSLVSFILVVSVNRLTRAFGERGLW; this comes from the coding sequence ATGAAGGATCAACGTTCGACGTTCCGTCATCGCTTCATACTCGATCGTCACTTGTACTTGATGCTGCTGCCCGTGATCTTGTTCTATTTCGTGTTCAAATATGCGCCAATGGTCGGCGAGATCATCGCCTTTAAAGACTATCGCTTGGGAGATGGGATATTTGGAAGCCCATGGGTGGGGTTTAAGCATTTCGAAAGCTTATTCGGAAGTATTGATTTTTGGCGAGTGCTTCGGAATACGTTGGTACTGAATGTATACAGTCTTGTCTTTGGCTTTCCGGTACCCATCGTATTAGCGCTACTGCTAAATGAAGTTCGAAAAGAATGGTACAAGAGGACCGTACAAAACTTGCTGTATTTACCCCATTTCATCTCATGGGTCATTTTGGGAGGCATCTTCATCGCGATCCTATCCCCGAGTACGGGGATCGTGAATACAGTTCTTGTGAACGTATTTGGTATTGAACCGATTTACTTTATGGCAGATTCCAGATGGTGGCCAGTTGCATACACGGTGTCCGGGATTTGGCGTGAAGCGGGTTGGGGGACCATTCTCTACTTGGCAGCGATGGCTTCCATTGACCCTCAGCTCTACGAAGCAGCGAAGATCGACGGCGCGAGCAAGCTCCGCCAGATGTGGCATATTACACTTCCTGGCATTCGAAGCACAATCGCTATCCTTCTCGTGCTGCGTATGGGCAGTATGCTCGATGTCGGATTGGAGCAGACACTCATTTTGCAAAATCAGTCTGTATTGGATGTAGCTGATGTCATCAGCACCTATGTCTATCGCGTCGGTCTACAAAACATGAGTTATAGTTATACGACCGCCTTAGGTTTGTTCCAATCACTCGTTAGCTTCATTCTGGTCGTCAGTGTAAATCGGTTAACCCGAGCGTTCGGGGAAAGGGGGCTGTGGTAA